The proteins below come from a single Serratia fonticola genomic window:
- the torR gene encoding two-component system response regulator TorR, translating to MSHHIVIVEDDPVTQARLRDYFVHEGYQVSVAESGVGLKEIMLLQPVDLILLDINLPNENGLLLTRALRERSNVGIILVTGRSDQIDRIVGLEMGADDYVTKPLELRELVVRVKNLLWRIDLANTPASNVQQDNCYLFAGYSLNPSRHTLTFEEQPIRLTRAEYEMLLAFVTNPGTVLSRERLLRMLSSHRVEQPDLRTVDVLIRRLRNKLNSELFVTQHGEGYFLAADVS from the coding sequence ATGAGCCATCACATCGTGATTGTGGAAGACGATCCGGTTACGCAGGCACGCTTACGTGATTATTTTGTTCATGAGGGCTACCAGGTGTCCGTGGCGGAAAGCGGCGTGGGGCTGAAGGAGATCATGCTGCTGCAGCCGGTGGATCTGATTTTGCTGGATATCAATCTGCCCAACGAAAATGGCCTGTTATTAACCCGTGCGTTGCGTGAGCGATCTAACGTCGGGATCATTCTGGTTACCGGGCGCAGCGATCAGATCGATCGGATCGTCGGGTTGGAAATGGGGGCCGATGACTACGTCACCAAGCCGCTGGAGCTGCGTGAGCTGGTGGTGCGGGTGAAAAACCTGCTGTGGCGGATCGATCTGGCCAACACCCCGGCCAGCAACGTGCAGCAGGACAACTGCTACCTGTTCGCCGGTTACAGCCTCAACCCTTCCCGCCATACTCTGACTTTTGAAGAGCAGCCGATCCGCCTGACGCGGGCCGAATATGAAATGTTGTTGGCATTTGTCACCAACCCAGGCACGGTGCTGAGCCGCGAACGCCTGTTGCGGATGCTGTCGTCCCACCGGGTGGAGCAGCCCGATCTGCGCACCGTTGACGTGCTGATACGCAGGCTGAGGAACAAACTGAACAGCGAACTGTTCGTCACCCAGCACGGTGAAGGCTACTTCCTAGCCGCCGACGTTAGCTGA
- the torT gene encoding TMAO reductase system periplasmic protein TorT produces MRFLLLFICGLYAFSALAVSKAPLVRWLNERQSEPLAALAPLHAQRSWKICALYPSLKDSYWLSINYGMVREAQRAGVTLKIFEASGYSQIDTQREQLALCRRWGADAILLGSSVAQFPDLAASVGDTPVIEVVNALGYPATKVRVGVPWFQMGYQPGRYLVEHATQRPLNVLLMPGPKDAGGSREMIAGFRAAVAGSAINIVEVVYGDNDVEIQRNLLQDMLEQHPQINLVAGNAIAAQVAMGENRNRQQPLEIVSFYLSHQVYRGLKRDKIMVAASDQMVLQGELAIDQAIRVLQHQAVANNVSPPILTLTPGNISTQKVALSLSPLGFRPVYLLPSANVGG; encoded by the coding sequence CTGCGTTTTCTGCTGCTGTTCATCTGCGGCCTGTACGCCTTTTCAGCGCTGGCCGTCTCAAAAGCCCCGTTGGTGCGTTGGTTAAACGAGCGCCAGTCTGAGCCGCTTGCCGCCCTGGCCCCACTGCACGCACAACGCAGTTGGAAAATATGTGCGCTCTACCCCAGCCTGAAAGACTCTTACTGGTTATCTATCAATTACGGCATGGTGCGAGAAGCACAGCGTGCTGGTGTGACGTTGAAAATCTTTGAGGCCAGCGGTTACTCGCAGATCGATACCCAGCGTGAACAACTGGCGTTATGCCGCCGTTGGGGAGCTGATGCCATTTTGCTTGGCAGCAGCGTGGCGCAGTTCCCCGATCTGGCCGCCTCCGTTGGCGACACCCCGGTGATTGAGGTAGTCAACGCGTTAGGCTACCCAGCAACCAAAGTGCGCGTGGGAGTGCCTTGGTTCCAAATGGGTTATCAGCCGGGGCGCTATCTGGTTGAACATGCAACCCAGCGCCCACTCAACGTGTTGCTGATGCCGGGGCCAAAAGATGCCGGTGGCAGCCGCGAAATGATCGCCGGTTTTCGCGCCGCCGTTGCAGGCAGTGCGATCAACATCGTCGAGGTGGTGTATGGCGATAATGACGTAGAAATTCAGCGCAATTTACTGCAAGACATGCTGGAGCAACACCCGCAAATCAATCTGGTGGCGGGCAACGCCATTGCCGCTCAGGTGGCGATGGGGGAAAACCGCAATCGGCAGCAGCCGCTGGAGATTGTCTCTTTTTATCTGTCGCACCAGGTTTATCGTGGGCTTAAGCGTGACAAAATCATGGTGGCCGCCAGTGACCAGATGGTGCTACAAGGCGAGTTGGCCATCGATCAGGCGATCCGCGTTTTGCAGCATCAGGCGGTAGCCAATAATGTCAGCCCACCGATCCTGACGCTGACGCCGGGCAATATCAGCACCCAAAAGGTGGCGCTATCACTCTCGCCCCTTGGTTTTCGGCCCGTATATCTGTTGCCGTCAGCTAACGTCGGCGGCTAG
- the torS gene encoding TMAO reductase system sensor histidine kinase/response regulator TorS, whose translation MGHPSLTRRLWLAFLLMAGLTLLSSLIGWFGFRFIGEVEQTHTQSVIPTMNMARQLSEASAYELFSAQSLTNANTQAEWLDQGKMLTVQSLRISRLLGRLREQGFDTAAIEQQESDITRSLGLQGELVGQRLALRKQQRELSREIMEAASRIAELAKGQLNNAATAAGVTQAGIYDLIDQHRNQAAEQALDRLIDVDLEYQNQMSELRLNAIQIEHLILLLEKEVAERAPAELVSRIGDYVRILQRRQERVEDPLTREKIGSELQIVARYQQLSALYQRERDIRAQLQALSQNNLDMFTRFSSEISRQVSDIERRNTQALETLKQARETGKFWLITLSLFTLVVLSLILWRVVWRSVTLPLAKQTAALQRLLQGDLNSPFPATSVVHELNTMGQLMEAFRANADALQNQQQYLAAQVELRTAELEALVVEHHQARAEAEKANRAKSAFLAAMSHEIRTPLHGVLGTAQLLSEQRLSAKSLAYVQAINDSGESLLAILNDILDYSALEAGKGSVTVSNEPFDPRQLLASIVRLISGRLRHRDIQLSLNCADDLPQWLNGDPRRIRQIVINLLSNALRFTELGRIDVRCRVDGQRWQIDVADTGCGISAEGLTQMFKPFVQLTDKRGGTGLGLAISQGLTEALQGTLSATSTPGQGSCFSLSLPLQIATTPVQHRAEERTDLANYRLLIVEDNLVTQRITAEMLQSCGAEVEVASDGQSALGILAMDSTFSGVLVDLDLPDMDGITLSLQITVCCPQLPLIGFSAHVADEALRQRTTKVFRGLIQKPIAREELSRLIEHYLTADKKAQLPAGSLDTIQLTQDAAVFGKQKIGEWKDLFIEHAFPLVAEIEQAFAAGDEDLVARLAHKLKSGCASLGMQNSVQACAALEQGLRENVQLRQVVMEELRQLVVWVDEGCSGIQ comes from the coding sequence ATGGGGCACCCTTCGTTAACACGGCGACTTTGGTTGGCTTTCTTGCTGATGGCTGGCCTAACGCTGCTCAGTTCGCTGATCGGCTGGTTTGGCTTTCGCTTTATTGGCGAGGTAGAGCAAACCCATACTCAGTCGGTGATCCCCACCATGAACATGGCGCGCCAGCTGAGCGAGGCCAGCGCGTACGAACTGTTCTCAGCCCAAAGCCTGACCAACGCCAATACCCAGGCGGAATGGCTCGATCAGGGGAAAATGCTGACGGTGCAAAGCCTGCGCATCAGTCGGTTGCTGGGGCGCCTGCGCGAGCAGGGGTTTGATACTGCGGCGATCGAGCAACAGGAATCTGATATCACCCGCAGCCTGGGTTTACAGGGCGAACTGGTTGGCCAACGGTTGGCGCTGCGCAAGCAGCAGCGCGAGCTGTCACGCGAGATTATGGAGGCGGCATCTCGCATTGCCGAACTGGCCAAAGGGCAGTTAAACAACGCGGCTACAGCGGCGGGCGTGACCCAGGCGGGGATCTACGATCTTATCGATCAGCATCGCAATCAGGCGGCGGAGCAGGCGTTAGACCGGTTGATCGATGTCGATCTGGAATATCAAAACCAGATGAGCGAACTGCGGCTTAACGCGATCCAAATCGAGCACCTGATCCTGCTGCTGGAAAAAGAGGTCGCCGAGCGAGCGCCCGCAGAGTTGGTTTCCCGCATTGGCGACTATGTGCGTATCCTCCAGCGCCGTCAGGAACGTGTCGAAGATCCGCTAACGCGGGAGAAGATCGGCAGTGAATTGCAGATCGTGGCGCGTTATCAGCAACTTTCGGCCCTCTATCAGCGCGAACGGGACATTCGTGCCCAGTTACAGGCGTTGTCGCAAAACAACCTGGATATGTTCACCCGCTTTAGTAGCGAAATCAGTCGCCAGGTCAGCGACATCGAACGGCGTAATACTCAGGCGCTGGAAACGTTGAAACAGGCCCGTGAAACCGGCAAGTTCTGGCTGATCACCTTGAGCCTGTTCACCCTGGTGGTGTTGTCTCTGATCCTGTGGCGCGTAGTGTGGCGTTCGGTCACTTTACCTTTGGCGAAGCAAACCGCAGCGCTGCAAAGGTTGCTGCAAGGCGACCTCAACTCGCCCTTTCCTGCCACCTCGGTGGTGCATGAGCTAAACACCATGGGGCAATTGATGGAGGCGTTTCGCGCCAATGCGGACGCTTTGCAAAACCAGCAGCAATATCTGGCGGCACAGGTCGAATTACGCACGGCAGAGCTGGAAGCGCTGGTGGTGGAACACCATCAGGCACGGGCAGAGGCTGAAAAGGCCAACCGGGCAAAATCGGCCTTTTTGGCGGCGATGAGCCATGAAATCCGCACGCCGTTGCATGGTGTATTAGGCACCGCTCAGTTACTCTCCGAGCAACGGTTGTCGGCCAAAAGCCTCGCTTATGTACAGGCGATCAATGATTCCGGCGAAAGCCTGTTGGCGATCCTCAACGATATTCTGGACTATTCGGCGCTGGAGGCGGGCAAAGGCAGCGTTACCGTCAGCAACGAGCCTTTCGATCCGCGCCAACTGTTGGCGAGTATCGTACGTTTGATCTCTGGGCGGTTACGCCATCGCGATATCCAGCTCAGCCTCAACTGTGCCGATGATCTACCGCAATGGCTCAATGGCGATCCGCGGCGTATTCGCCAGATTGTGATTAACCTGCTCTCCAACGCTTTGCGCTTTACCGAGCTGGGCCGGATAGATGTACGTTGCCGAGTTGATGGCCAGCGTTGGCAAATCGATGTTGCTGACACCGGTTGCGGCATTTCCGCCGAAGGGCTCACACAAATGTTTAAACCCTTCGTGCAACTGACGGATAAACGCGGCGGCACCGGGTTAGGTTTGGCCATCAGCCAGGGATTAACCGAGGCGTTGCAGGGCACGCTAAGCGCCACCAGTACGCCGGGCCAGGGCAGCTGTTTCTCACTGAGCCTGCCGCTGCAAATTGCGACCACGCCAGTTCAGCATCGTGCCGAAGAGCGCACCGATCTTGCCAACTATCGCCTGCTGATCGTGGAGGACAACCTGGTGACGCAGCGCATCACGGCGGAAATGCTTCAGTCCTGTGGTGCCGAGGTTGAGGTGGCCAGCGATGGCCAAAGTGCGCTGGGCATACTGGCTATGGACTCCACATTCAGTGGCGTGCTGGTCGATTTGGACCTGCCTGATATGGATGGCATCACGCTCTCATTACAGATCACGGTCTGTTGCCCACAACTGCCACTGATCGGTTTTAGCGCCCACGTGGCGGACGAGGCTTTGAGACAGCGCACGACCAAAGTATTCCGTGGGTTGATACAAAAACCTATCGCGCGTGAGGAACTTAGCCGGTTGATCGAACATTATCTGACAGCGGATAAAAAAGCGCAGTTGCCCGCTGGTTCGCTGGATACGATCCAGCTAACACAGGATGCGGCGGTGTTTGGCAAACAGAAAATCGGCGAATGGAAAGACTTGTTTATCGAGCACGCCTTCCCTCTGGTGGCGGAAATTGAACAGGCGTTCGCGGCCGGGGATGAAGACTTGGTGGCGCGTTTGGCGCATAAGCTGAAGAGTGGCTGCGCCAGCTTGGGGATGCAAAATTCGGTTCAGGCCTGTGCGGCGCTGGAACAAGGGCTGCGGGAGAATGTTCAGTTACGCCAGGTGGTGATGGAAGAACTGCGGCAGTTGGTGGTTTGGGTTGATGAGGGATGCTCAGGCATACAATGA
- a CDS encoding KilA-N domain-containing protein produces the protein MKKRNITVQGVAVGITTLHEQDYISLTDMVKNFEGGSALIEQWLKNKDTILFLGVWEQINNPDFNSPEFEGIKNEAGRNSFYLSAKKWSDATGAIGLYAKAGRYGGTYAHRDVAFEFGSWLSPEFKLYLIKEFQRLKDEEARTASLEWSFQRTLAKVNYRIHTDAIKERLLPPQLTKAQTVTVYASEADLLNVALFGMTAAQWRQTNPEHPGNMRDSATLEQLVVLSNLESINAVLIHQGLSAKERLPQLNRIAITQMRSLVGLQEIKQLGSL, from the coding sequence ATGAAAAAACGCAATATCACCGTGCAGGGAGTCGCCGTCGGCATCACGACCCTCCACGAACAGGATTACATTTCACTAACGGATATGGTGAAGAACTTCGAGGGCGGTAGTGCCCTGATTGAGCAATGGCTTAAGAACAAAGACACCATTCTGTTCCTGGGGGTATGGGAACAGATCAATAACCCGGATTTTAATTCCCCCGAATTCGAGGGAATTAAAAACGAGGCGGGTCGCAACAGCTTCTATCTGTCAGCCAAGAAGTGGAGCGACGCTACAGGAGCTATTGGCCTTTACGCCAAGGCTGGACGCTACGGCGGTACCTATGCCCACCGAGATGTCGCCTTCGAATTCGGCTCCTGGCTCAGCCCTGAATTCAAGCTTTACCTAATCAAAGAGTTTCAACGGCTTAAGGATGAAGAAGCACGCACCGCATCGCTAGAATGGAGTTTTCAACGCACATTGGCGAAAGTCAATTATCGCATCCATACCGACGCGATCAAGGAACGGCTGCTCCCGCCACAGTTGACCAAAGCACAAACGGTAACGGTCTATGCTAGCGAGGCCGATCTACTTAATGTCGCACTGTTCGGCATGACAGCAGCCCAATGGCGGCAAACCAATCCTGAACACCCTGGCAATATGCGAGACTCTGCCACACTTGAGCAATTGGTTGTTCTGTCTAACCTGGAGAGCATCAACGCTGTGCTGATCCACCAAGGATTATCGGCGAAAGAGCGCCTGCCACAGTTGAACAGGATTGCCATCACGCAAATGCGCTCTCTGGTTGGTCTACAGGAAATCAAACAGTTAGGGAGTCTATAA